A genomic segment from Sparus aurata chromosome 10, fSpaAur1.1, whole genome shotgun sequence encodes:
- the man2b2 gene encoding epididymis-specific alpha-mannosidase isoform X1: MNASLAKKMSFLVVSVVFICCCRSHGVTAANKPIQTFVIPHSHMDVGWVYTIQESMHAYAANVYTSVTEELSKAEDRRFIAVEQEFFRLWWDTAATDSHKRKVRQLVKEGRLEFIIGGQVMHDEAVTDLDDEILQMTEGHGFLYETFGVRPQFSWHVDPFGASATTPVLFALAGFDAHLISRIDYDLKDTMQKNKKLQFVWRGSPSLKEKQQIFTHVMDQFSYCTPSYVPFSNSSGFYWNGVALFPDPPKDGVYPNMSVPVTKETVHAYAKTMVENIKQRAAWFRTNHVLWPWGCDKQFYNSSVQFNNMDPLMKYINQNSKDFGVTVQYATLGEYFQAIHQSDLVWELRGSEDFLPYSTEPHQAWTGFYASRNVLKGVARRASAQLHAAETLFTRYRISFPDGPVAKDWALDKLRALRWAVSEVQHHDGITGTESPKVADMYLQHLLQAMMGVEELLAALFLLPHNLDVPSILGTRYHRKGVHQALEQHVIVYNPLAWNTTTIINFTVTFPTAAVFDDDGQPVPAQIQRSAQSNATYDLFIVVELGGLQQRKYLIKFSEKECSGTLKCGWTYEAKGVLFERLNVRDWLKTGRRLLPVLNQCYKLMFDQDTNLLHSITYLPEKRRVRMTQDFWEYHANGDVKAGPISDNYIFSANGSAVRAYEAVAMEIIPGKIVTEIRQLFFREEGDQDYAFSITTRVPECFGSRLPCHRLEQTYSLGPLRLNTEVVLRTSSSLENNKTLYTDDNGYQMMKRTHRKFANNTVARNYFPMVRTAYIEDELSRLVLVSDRAHGVSSQADGQLEVMLHRRLWNNLAWNLGYNLTLNDSSVVRPTLWMMLGSVSATAGLYQREAIELQHRPVVMPIDQPQRPWQEKEPKERSPLRSVVLPPNLHLLSLSIPGWNYSSNHSVHLSHVHSGNDMRSEPDYDRVLLRIMHLFEEGEDPELSKPVTINLKDVLRGIGEVKVLEERSLTGTRDITSLQRWKWKTADNLETNDNRCQSCGGDAFTVTISPKEIRTFFVHFASRNF; the protein is encoded by the exons ATGAACGCTTCTCTGGCGAAAAAGATGAGTTTTTTAGTCGTTTCTGTGGTTTTCATTTGCTGCTGTCGCTCACACGGCGTGACAGCAGCAAACAAGCCAATTCAGACATTTGTAATCCCTCACAGTCACATGGATGTTGGCTGGGTGTACACTATTCAG GAGAGCATGCACGCCTATGCAGCCAATGTGTACACCAGTGTGACTGAGGAGCTGTCAAAGGCTGAGGACCGCCGGTTCATCGCCGTGGAGCAGGAGTTCTTTCGACTGTGGTGGGATACCGCGGCCACAGACTCCCATAAGAGAAAA GTACGGCAGCTGGTGAAAGAAGGTCGGCTTGAGTTCATCATCGGGGGCCAGGTGATGCACGACGAGGCTGTGACCGATCTAGACGATGAGATATTACAAATGACAG agggacACGGTTTCCTCTACGAGACATTTGGGGTGCGTCCCCAGTTCTCCTGGCACGTGGATCCGTTCGGAGCCTCGGCCACCACGCCCGTCCTCTTCGCCCTGGCCGGGTTCGATGCCCACCTCATCTCCCGCATCGACTACGACCTCAAAGACACCATGCAGAAAAACAAG AAACTACAGTTTGTGTGGAGAGGTTCCCCCTCCCtgaaagagaagcagcagatcTTCACTCACGTTATGGACCAGTTTAGTTATTGCACCCCGTCATACGTGCCATTCTCCAACAG CTCTGGTTTCTATTGGAATGGAGTCGCCTTGTTCCCCGACCCCCCTAAAGACGGAGTTTACCCCAACATGAGCGTGCCCGTCACCAAGGAGACGGTACACGCCTACGCCAAGACTATGGTGGAGAACATCAAGCAGAGGGCTGCGTGGTTTAGGACGAATCACGTGCTGTGGCCGTGG GGCTGTGACAAGCAGTTCTACAACTCATCTGTCCAGTTCAACAACATGGATCCTCTAATGAAGTACATCAACCAGAACAGCAAAGACTTCGGGGTGACGGTCCAGTATGCCACTCTCGGTGAATACTTCCAAGCCATCCACCAATCAGATCTTGTCTGGGAGCTGCGTGGGAGTGAAGATTTTCTGCCCTATTCCACCG AGCCGCACCAGGCGTGGACGGGGTTTTACgcctccagaaatgttctgaaaGGAGTGGCACGGCGGGCCAGCGCCCAGCTGCATGCAGCGGAGACTCTCTTCACCCGTTACCGAATCAGCTTTCCTGACGGGCCTGTGGCCAAGGACTGGGCGCTGGACAAACTGAGGGCACTCCGCTGGGCTGTCTCAGAG gtgcaGCACCATGATGGCATCACTGGCACAGAGTCTCCCAAAGTGGCAGACATGTACCTGCAGCATCTCCTGCAGGCCATGATGGGAGTGGAGGAGCTTCTGGCCGCCCTCTTCCTGCTGCCCCACAACCTCGACGTACCCAGCATCCTCGGCACCCGCTATCACAGGAAAG GTGTTCATCAGGCTCTGGAGCAACACGTCATCGTTTACAACCCGTTAGCATGGAACACAACAACTATcatcaacttcactgtgacgtTCCCCACCGCTGCTGTCTTCGATGATGACGGACAGCCGGTGCCTGCACAG ATCCAGAGGTCAGCGCAGTCCAATGCCACCTATGATCTGTTCATCGTGGTGGAACTCGGAGGCCTTCAGCAAAGGAAATACCTGATTAAGTTCTCCGAGAAGGAATGCTCCGGCACGCTCAAGTGTGGCTGGACTTATGAAGCCAAAGGGGTTCTGTTCGAGAGACTCAACGTCCGGGACTGGTTGAAAACAGGGAGGAGGCTCCTGCCTGTTCTGAACCAGTGTTACAAGCTGATGTTTGACCAGGATACAAATCTCCTGCACAGCATCACTTATCT TCCAGAGAAAAGGCGAGTAAGGATGACTCAGGATTTCTGGGAGTACCACGCAAACGGAGACGTAAAAGCGGGCCCCATCTCTGATAACTACATCTTCAGCGCCAACGGGTCAGCTGTGCGCGCCTACGAGGCTGTGGCGATGGAGATCATCCCCGGGAAGATTGTGACGGAGATCAGGCAGCTCTTCTTCAG AGAGGAAGGCGATCAAGACTACGCCTTCTCCATCACCACCCGTGTCCCAGAGTGCTTTGGGAGCAGATTGCCGTGTCACAGGCTGGAGCAGACGTATTCGCTGGGACCGCTCCGCCTCAACACGGAGGTCGTCCTCAGAACCAGCTCCTCCTTGGAGAACAACAAGACCCTGTACACAGACGACAACGGCTATCAGATGATGAAGAGGACGCACAGGAAGTTCGCGAATAACACCGTGGCAAGA AACTACTTCCCCATGGTTCGGACAGCCTACATTGAGGACGAGCTCAGCAGACTGGTGCTGGTCAGCGACAGAGCTCACGGTGTGTCCAGCCAAGCTGACGGACAACTCGAg GTCATGCTCCATCGACGTCTTTGGAACAACTTAGCCTGGAACCTCGGCTACAACCTGACCCTCAACGACAGCTCGGTGGTGAGGCCCACCCTGTGGATGATGCTGGGCTCCGTCAGTGCCACCGCCGGGCTCTACCAGAGGGAGGCGATAGAGCTGCAGCACAGACCTGTCGTCATGCCCATCGACCAGCCTC AGAGGCCCTGGCAGGAGAAGGAACCCAAAGAACGTTCTCCCCTGCGTTCAGTCGTTCTCCCACCGAATCTCCACCTGCTCAGCCTCAGCATCCCCGGGTGGAACTACAGCTCCAATCACAGCGTCCACCTCAGCCACGTTCACTCAG GCAATGACATGCGCTCAGAGCCAGACTACGATCGGGTCCTGTTGAGGATCATGCATCTCTTCGAGGAGGGAGAAGACCCCGAGCTTTCAAAGCCAGTCACCATAAACCTGAAG GATGTTCTGCGGGGCATAGGGGAAGTAAAAGTGCTGGAGGAGCGATCTCTCACAGGAACCCGGGACATCACAAGTCTGCAGAGGTGGAAGTGGAAGACGGCAGATAACTTGGAAACGA ACGACAACCGCTGTCAGAGTTGTGGAGGCGACGCTTTCACCGTGACCATCTCACCCAAAGAGATCAGGACCTTCTTTGTCCACTTCGCCTCCAGGAACTTTTAG
- the man2b2 gene encoding epididymis-specific alpha-mannosidase isoform X2 produces the protein MNASLAKKMSFLVVSVVFICCCRSHGVTAANKPIQTFVIPHSHMDVGWVYTIQESMHAYAANVYTSVTEELSKAEDRRFIAVEQEFFRLWWDTAATDSHKRKVRQLVKEGRLEFIIGGQVMHDEAVTDLDDEILQMTEGHGFLYETFGVRPQFSWHVDPFGASATTPVLFALAGFDAHLISRIDYDLKDTMQKNKKLQFVWRGSPSLKEKQQIFTHVMDQFSYCTPSYVPFSNSSGFYWNGVALFPDPPKDGVYPNMSVPVTKETVHAYAKTMVENIKQRAAWFRTNHVLWPWGCDKQFYNSSVQFNNMDPLMKYINQNSKDFGVTVQYATLGEYFQAIHQSDLVWELRGSEDFLPYSTEPHQAWTGFYASRNVLKGVARRASAQLHAAETLFTRYRISFPDGPVAKDWALDKLRALRWAVSEVQHHDGITGTESPKVADMYLQHLLQAMMGVEELLAALFLLPHNLDVPSILGTRYHRKGVHQALEQHVIVYNPLAWNTTTIINFTVTFPTAAVFDDDGQPVPAQIQRSAQSNATYDLFIVVELGGLQQRKYLIKFSEKECSGTLKCGWTYEAKGVLFERLNVRDWLKTGRRLLPVLNQCYKLMFDQDTNLLHSITYLPEKRRVRMTQDFWEYHANGDVKAGPISDNYIFSANGSAVRAYEAVAMEIIPGKIVTEIRQLFFREEGDQDYAFSITTRVPECFGSRLPCHRLEQTYSLGPLRLNTEVVLRTSSSLENNKTLYTDDNGYQMMKRTHRKFANNTVARNYFPMVRTAYIEDELSRLVLVSDRAHGVSSQADGQLEVMLHRRLWNNLAWNLGYNLTLNDSSVVRPTLWMMLGSVSATAGLYQREAIELQHRPVVMPIDQPRECWL, from the exons ATGAACGCTTCTCTGGCGAAAAAGATGAGTTTTTTAGTCGTTTCTGTGGTTTTCATTTGCTGCTGTCGCTCACACGGCGTGACAGCAGCAAACAAGCCAATTCAGACATTTGTAATCCCTCACAGTCACATGGATGTTGGCTGGGTGTACACTATTCAG GAGAGCATGCACGCCTATGCAGCCAATGTGTACACCAGTGTGACTGAGGAGCTGTCAAAGGCTGAGGACCGCCGGTTCATCGCCGTGGAGCAGGAGTTCTTTCGACTGTGGTGGGATACCGCGGCCACAGACTCCCATAAGAGAAAA GTACGGCAGCTGGTGAAAGAAGGTCGGCTTGAGTTCATCATCGGGGGCCAGGTGATGCACGACGAGGCTGTGACCGATCTAGACGATGAGATATTACAAATGACAG agggacACGGTTTCCTCTACGAGACATTTGGGGTGCGTCCCCAGTTCTCCTGGCACGTGGATCCGTTCGGAGCCTCGGCCACCACGCCCGTCCTCTTCGCCCTGGCCGGGTTCGATGCCCACCTCATCTCCCGCATCGACTACGACCTCAAAGACACCATGCAGAAAAACAAG AAACTACAGTTTGTGTGGAGAGGTTCCCCCTCCCtgaaagagaagcagcagatcTTCACTCACGTTATGGACCAGTTTAGTTATTGCACCCCGTCATACGTGCCATTCTCCAACAG CTCTGGTTTCTATTGGAATGGAGTCGCCTTGTTCCCCGACCCCCCTAAAGACGGAGTTTACCCCAACATGAGCGTGCCCGTCACCAAGGAGACGGTACACGCCTACGCCAAGACTATGGTGGAGAACATCAAGCAGAGGGCTGCGTGGTTTAGGACGAATCACGTGCTGTGGCCGTGG GGCTGTGACAAGCAGTTCTACAACTCATCTGTCCAGTTCAACAACATGGATCCTCTAATGAAGTACATCAACCAGAACAGCAAAGACTTCGGGGTGACGGTCCAGTATGCCACTCTCGGTGAATACTTCCAAGCCATCCACCAATCAGATCTTGTCTGGGAGCTGCGTGGGAGTGAAGATTTTCTGCCCTATTCCACCG AGCCGCACCAGGCGTGGACGGGGTTTTACgcctccagaaatgttctgaaaGGAGTGGCACGGCGGGCCAGCGCCCAGCTGCATGCAGCGGAGACTCTCTTCACCCGTTACCGAATCAGCTTTCCTGACGGGCCTGTGGCCAAGGACTGGGCGCTGGACAAACTGAGGGCACTCCGCTGGGCTGTCTCAGAG gtgcaGCACCATGATGGCATCACTGGCACAGAGTCTCCCAAAGTGGCAGACATGTACCTGCAGCATCTCCTGCAGGCCATGATGGGAGTGGAGGAGCTTCTGGCCGCCCTCTTCCTGCTGCCCCACAACCTCGACGTACCCAGCATCCTCGGCACCCGCTATCACAGGAAAG GTGTTCATCAGGCTCTGGAGCAACACGTCATCGTTTACAACCCGTTAGCATGGAACACAACAACTATcatcaacttcactgtgacgtTCCCCACCGCTGCTGTCTTCGATGATGACGGACAGCCGGTGCCTGCACAG ATCCAGAGGTCAGCGCAGTCCAATGCCACCTATGATCTGTTCATCGTGGTGGAACTCGGAGGCCTTCAGCAAAGGAAATACCTGATTAAGTTCTCCGAGAAGGAATGCTCCGGCACGCTCAAGTGTGGCTGGACTTATGAAGCCAAAGGGGTTCTGTTCGAGAGACTCAACGTCCGGGACTGGTTGAAAACAGGGAGGAGGCTCCTGCCTGTTCTGAACCAGTGTTACAAGCTGATGTTTGACCAGGATACAAATCTCCTGCACAGCATCACTTATCT TCCAGAGAAAAGGCGAGTAAGGATGACTCAGGATTTCTGGGAGTACCACGCAAACGGAGACGTAAAAGCGGGCCCCATCTCTGATAACTACATCTTCAGCGCCAACGGGTCAGCTGTGCGCGCCTACGAGGCTGTGGCGATGGAGATCATCCCCGGGAAGATTGTGACGGAGATCAGGCAGCTCTTCTTCAG AGAGGAAGGCGATCAAGACTACGCCTTCTCCATCACCACCCGTGTCCCAGAGTGCTTTGGGAGCAGATTGCCGTGTCACAGGCTGGAGCAGACGTATTCGCTGGGACCGCTCCGCCTCAACACGGAGGTCGTCCTCAGAACCAGCTCCTCCTTGGAGAACAACAAGACCCTGTACACAGACGACAACGGCTATCAGATGATGAAGAGGACGCACAGGAAGTTCGCGAATAACACCGTGGCAAGA AACTACTTCCCCATGGTTCGGACAGCCTACATTGAGGACGAGCTCAGCAGACTGGTGCTGGTCAGCGACAGAGCTCACGGTGTGTCCAGCCAAGCTGACGGACAACTCGAg GTCATGCTCCATCGACGTCTTTGGAACAACTTAGCCTGGAACCTCGGCTACAACCTGACCCTCAACGACAGCTCGGTGGTGAGGCCCACCCTGTGGATGATGCTGGGCTCCGTCAGTGCCACCGCCGGGCTCTACCAGAGGGAGGCGATAGAGCTGCAGCACAGACCTGTCGTCATGCCCATCGACCAGCCTCGTGAGTGCTGGCTTTGA
- the smim20 gene encoding small integral membrane protein 20, whose product MSKNTRIALVFGGFVTAVAAAFYPIFVYPLTHKNEYRAVQKMNRTGIEQADIQPVGMKVWSDPFKPSDK is encoded by the exons ATGTCGAAAAATACGAGAATAGCGTTAGTATTTGGAGGATTTGTGACGGCTGTTGCCGCTGCGTTTTACCCCATATTTGTCTACCCGCTCACACATAAAAACGAGTACA GAGCAGTCCAGAAGATGAACCGGACAGGAATCGAGCAGGCAGATATTCAACCTGTGG gTATGAAGGTATGGTCCGATCCGTTCAAACCTTCAGACAAATGA